The Crassostrea angulata isolate pt1a10 chromosome 1, ASM2561291v2, whole genome shotgun sequence nucleotide sequence AATCCCGGCCTAGACTCGAGTCCTTCCCAGGACACATGTCGCTGGGAGGTATTTGAGAGAAACACTCAACCGTCTGATCAGAGCCCTTGCCACTCGAGGGCTCTGTCGGAGGGTTTAGTGGTGAATCTAGGCCGGGTTTCCCTAAAAAACAACAGGTCTCCTCCTCGCCATCACCACCACCACTATTACCACCGGTGACCATTTTGTCAGAactctttttctttttaggTCTTCTCCTCCTCTTTTTCTTGTCACCTTTGGCTGCCCCAGGTGAGTGTTCACCAGTGGCTGCAGCCTGATCCATGCTCTCTGGAGGTTCAGGTTCTAGATAAATCTGACATGGACCTGGCTCTACAATCATGGAATAGTCACAAGGTTTCAAGGGTGCTTTTGGCTTTTCATTTCGTGGTGAAGTGACATCAGGCGAAATACTCTCTGATGCAGACTTGAATTCGTCCGATTCATCTGGGACGTTCTCTGCCTCTTTCCCTGCAGACTGAGCTTCAGGAACTTCCccaaaactctgatcatttACCTCCTTAAGAACGGATTCAGTTTCTGCCTCAAGAGATTCAGAGACCATTTCCTCTGACTTCTTCACATCTTCCATCATTtctacatcattttcatttgctTTCGATTGAGAATTTTCAACTTCCTTATTTTCCTCTGAAGGCACATCACTTTTAGCATCAGCAGAAATTTCATTCTGTTCTCCACTCTCCTGTAAATCCTGTTCTTCCTTATCATTTCCAGGATCAGCCAATATCAGGGTCTTTTGTTCCACATTTGGAGTAGGTGGGGTGACCATGATATCAGCCACACTGGTTTCCTGTGAAGGAATATCTGTGGCACATTCCTCCTTCAATGGAATGCTACTATCTCCTTCCTGCAATAAAGCTGTTTCACTAGGGGCAACTACATCTACAAGGGAACTAGGTCTATTGTCACACGTTTCTGAAGCAGAATTGTCGAGCGTGTTTATCTCACCTTGATCTACTAATGGTGATGCGGATTTTTTCGCTTGAGATGAAAGATCTGGATAAATCTTTAAGACAGTATCTGGAgtagattttttgaaaaaatcaaatatactcCTCATGCTAGGCTCTGGCTTTGGTTTTGTTGGATCTGGTCCATCTTGGCGTGAGTTCCTTCGAGCTCGCCTCTCAGCTTCCTCTCTGGCTTCTTCCTCTGCTACCTCTCGTTCAATTTCTTTCAGCCGTGCACGTCTACGTGTCGATGGAGAGTCCTCTTTGTTAAGCTCTGTCCCTGTTGGAGGTTTGGAAGATGGCAAGGAATCTTTTCTAACTGCTCCTTCTGGTATACTTTTCTCCAATTCAGCTTTAAGGGCTTTACGAGCTAGTCTTGTGTACAGGTCTTCATCTGGATTACTTGAATCTTCTGTTGGAAGCTTCAGGCTTTCttcattatcaatatttttgctTGCCTTTTCACTGATGAGGTCTGGTTTATCATCTGGCTTTTCAGGGTCATAAGTGTCATCATTAACAGCTTCAGTCCTCTTCAATCTACGCCCCTGTCGTACAGCTGAATGGTCAGACTCTGTGCTTTCTTCAGACACCTGATCAGCCATGCCACCTCTTCTTGCTCGCCTTGCCCTTCGAGCCTCCACTGCATCCATTTGTTCAGCCATCTCAGCAGCAAGCTTGGCTTCCCTTTCTGCTCTTCTTGCTCGCCTGGCTTTTCGAGCTTCCTGCACAATTTCTGATCCCTCCACATCAAGCATTGGAGTTTCTGGGGAAGGCTTTCTGCTTCTCCTTTTGCGTTCTGGTTTAGTTTCTGTACCAGTTTCTTCATTGTCATCAACTGCCAAAGTATCTTTGTCACTGGCTTTTGAAACCCTATCTGAATCAGTCTCTGAGCTAGCCACAGAATCTTGTTCTTCAAGCACCTTTAGGGCCTGCTCAGAGTCTGCCTTTTCCTCTGGTACTTTCACTTCCGTTTCACTGGGAGCCTCATTTGGAGTCTTTTTAGCAAAGATCTTCTTTGCCCCTGGaaacatttcaaacaaagtTTTTTCTGGCCTTTCTACAATCACATCTGGTATTTTCAAGTCTGTTGTTACTTTCTCAGATTTCTCAGGAATGCTATCAAGCTCCATCTTTTCCTGCTCCTTACTCCGACTTTTGCTCCGACATATCCCATCCTTCTCATCCTCGTTCTCCGGAACTTTTTCTGCAGATGCAGAACGAAACTCATCGATGGAAGGATAACGACCCGGGTACTGCTTGTGAATGGGACGAAAGAACTGATGCTTCATGGCCTCTTTCAATGTGATGCGTTCATTGGGTAAATAGTCCAACATCATTTCAACAAGTTCTAGGCACTGACGGTGTTCTGCGCCCTTGTCGCGTAGATAGTGCTGAAATAAAGGAACCAAAATCTCATCAAACACCCAACATGCAGTCCACCGACTTCCTCTACATCCGTAAAACAAACTCTACATTTCTTGTaacaatttatctatttttttttcttcgaacTTTTGctagtttttctttaatttttcctaatttcttttttctcaatTTAATTACAGGAAAAGTAATGCATTGTAATTGAAGAAAAGGCAATGTATTTACCTCAAAATTTCAACAAGCTTTGACCAGTCAATCTTAAAACACACACAAACTGCTTGTTGCTGGCATTCACAGATAAATACAACAGAACTGAAAATCCATTCTAACTGAACAAGCATCTCATCATCTAGATGTTTTCAATTATGTCGCATCAGTCTTTAATAACAGTATCTCAGCTGATTTGATCATATTTGTATTGTTACGGATAGCGTCATGCCATTAGTTTGTTCTACAAATCTTCACTTCAAGCATGGTCATCAACTGTTGTGTACTCTACATAACACTGTGTAcaccaaattattttttaccaCCATCAAATCTATTAGTATATCAATATTTGGGTGTTCTTAATCTACGGAGTAGCCTATTCATGCATCAAAATAGAAGTATTTCAACAACTTCCACAGAATCTGTGGCAACAATATTGGATCACAGGCACTTTTTGACAGTGCTTTCTCATGATCACTGAAATAGAATACATAAGCAGTGTTAATCAATGAAtaaattgatatcaaattatcaaactttaatccaatgaaaaatatcatttctaCAACACAGAGTACAACAAACAAGACACAAATTCTTAAATCTTTCTTgttaaaagataataaaaaaaaattatttcatagcAAATTGATCATATGAATAGAAACAAATGGGATAAAATTCTTTCAGTAAGTTTTTCCTTTCCATTTTGTAAACATCCCTACCTTTAACCTCTTGCAATTTTCACGAACATATTTTCCTTTAGAACTTCTCTGATCCCAGTCGAGTTTACCATTGTAGAAATACTTGTATTTTCTGTAGGTTCCAAACAAAAGACAAACAGAAGCTATCATCAGACACAAATCATGCACGCTCTACTGTTCAACATAAATAAACTCATGCACAGGCCATGTTGAACCAAGGCTAATATATTGTTTTCTAAATAGCTACCAATTAGAAAGCCATTTTTCATTACAGCATGAATTTCATCTAAATTGCTGCCAATCCCGACACTGGccaaaaattaaattccaaTTGATTTTCTCTGAAATGGTAAACTCATTAAAAGTTGTAAGCACTGCTTCATTTTAGCAAAGCTTGCATTTAAAACTTGACATCTGGCTTTCTATTAGGTGCACAAAGATTAGCCTTAGTAAGAAATAAGGACATGCTGCCACAgttacacaaaaaagaaagtttcaTTGGTCGTGGGGATCCACTATTGTATATCTCCATGTCAAGGACAGAGCAATACAACTTAAAAACAGTGGGCGAGCAGGGGCAGGCAACTCCTGAAATGACTGGTGCTGATATATGGCAGGCAGGCAACAGGCATCAGTCGGCAGCATACTTACATAGAGCGGCCTGCAGTTTTCCCGTACATAGCGGCCTGCAGAGGAGGTGGGGTCCCAATCAAGGCGCCCATGCCAGAAAAAATTTGTTCTTCAAATGGGAAAATAGAGGCATGAGGGCTAAGCTTCATatcacaattatttttttatcatacatttacaagaaatatcagtaaaaatttgagaggataaaaacattttatgtttatattaatgacGAGATgtgtttaacaaatgaaatgaaGTCATCTCTCAAATAATCACTTTTTCAGATATTCTAAGCACAAAGTAGAAGAAAAGAATTTAAGGATATGTTGTCAAATCTCTCTCACCACAAAACAGTCTGGGATATAAAAGGCTGGTAACTATGTAAATTTGATTTACTCtatcataaattttttttttttttaacccaagtttgtttttaaataagttCCAAATATTATTGcatgtttttcttacaataCTCAAGACAAGAGATGAATCACACAAAGAAATCTGTATAATGTGGAATCCTTTCATTTCATAAGTTTTgtagtttgttcaaatatctAAAGTTTGTAATGGCATAATCATATAGGAAACTAAAGCTTCTGTGTAAACTAATACCACTGTATactattgaataaaataatgttGACAAGATTACCAGCCCCTCTCGGTCCCCCATTTTAATCAGCTGAGGGAGAGAGAATatgagtacatgtatgtgtaaatatgacacaaacgaGGTAATAAGAGGGTAGTAGACCTGTGCATTAGTTTACAACCATAAATCATCTTAAATACAGTAAACAATAAtacaatcataaaaaaaaagttttgttttttactgATAATATTTTCCACACAATTACACATGAATATTTCTGGAATTGCCATTATCATCATTACACAAGCTGATTGCCGTTTACACTCACTGGCGGCTGCAGACTTACTTGGTTTTCTTGATCATTCTGTATGGCAAAGTGCCCAGAATTCTCTCCATCATTGCTAAATGTTCCTTGTTGTCATGCGTCtataaaaagcaaaacacaACCCACTCATTTTGTGCACCATTGTAAGGAAgcttacaaatatttttagttgCTTCCCAAAATACATTGATTCATTTTCCTGTAAATCtcagaattttgtttttttataccaACTTGCAATTTGATTATCTGATTAACATTTTCGGTCATTTATGAGATATTGCAAAGTTTCATGCATAAGgcctttattaaaaataaaattccagttttaacagtaaatgttattatttaCCAGAATActcttattttcatatattttgagtagaaatattgagaaaagcAAGTTTTACCTGGAATAATGTAAAGCCTGTATAGAGTTCAAACATGATACAGCCAATGGACCACACATCACAGGGCTGGGCCCATCCCATCTCTACAAGCAAATTATATCACATTGCAAAGTTGTtgtctgtacatgtacactCTACATATAATGTGTGAAGGCCAGGTACATTCAATTCAAATTCAACATCCAAGGATGGAACTAAATAATTCTTTAACATATTAATATCTTAGTAAACTTTTGTATCTAGGCATACGGAAATGAGAAACCAAATTTGTATTTACATAATAAACTTCGTCAGATCATATAATTGATTGTAATAATTCGAAGTAATTgacataaattaataaaaagactTGTTCATCATCTAAACTATACCTAATATGACCTCTGGAGCTCTGTAGTGGCGGGTTGAGACAATAGTACTGTGGTGTTCATGATCAAACGTGGCCGAACCAAAGTCTATCAGTCGGATATCTGTGTTTTTGATATTGCGCTCATCTCGTTTCTGAGAGAATggcaaaaaagataaaaaagagacaaaaatgaaaatattgatatttatcaCAAGAAAAGGTTTAGTGCATCAACACATCACAAACACATCAAATGCGCAAGTTTACAGCTTCAGAGCAAAATGTTATTCGGCAGCTTCTTTTATTATGATCTTTATCTTGagtattcaaatttgaatatatatcaGACAGCAAAGTCGTCTTGCTTATATCACCAGAAATAGATCAAGGCTGGAGCAGATGAGTCAGAGTTTATAAACAAACTAGCTGCAGAACATGCTGTACAGTTTCCCCTTCCAATCTTATTTTCcttatcatgtttataaataaCCATTCATTGCATATTTCTAATCGgctttgaaattttgattatgaagTGGGTTAGTAACCTTAGAAATAGAAATTCAAGATAGGTATTACAAAATAAcgaaatggaagaaaaaaataaattgtttcgcttttctttttttctctctcctcTCGCtcacttctttctttttttttttggtgagaGGGGGGTTAAAGAATGATGAATGTGCATTATTGTTTGTGTTCTctcaaaaaatgaaagaaaaatagaGGGCAGTAAATACACTACAGTCATAAAAATAAAGGTATTGAAATCtctttaagaagaaaaaaaaaaaaagaaaaaagaaaaatggtgTCAACAAACTGGAATTGGAATCCTTTGGGCagatatattcataaaaaatatagaaaaagagatacatgtacctgGATAGTTGTTATGACAGCATACAGAAAACACTGCAGACCAAGTGCCACAACGAGGGGCGGGCCGAGAAAGTGAAGGTCAGCAAGCCTTCACGAAATCGCCAGGCCCTTACCAACCCCTACATGCTGTAGGAATCAGACAAACCTGTCCAGTGAGCACatacttaaaattttacatgttgacCAAGTTATGGAAAATTCATCAAATCATAAAGGCACTCTGAAACTATTTTTTGCTTCCTAACCTCAATATTCAATTAATTTCCATTCAGAGAAAATCTGATTCTCCACTTTTGTCTTTTAATCTgtaattttcagaaaaatttgAATGGcaataaggtaaaaaaaaaattgctatgAGATTGATATGAAGACATTTCAAGGTGCCTCAAATTTTTGTTAGATAGTATGGACAGGTTTCTCGTCATTCCTAGCATGCTTATTACTAAACGACTATTACCGTTTTAATCCCTAATTCTTCACACGTTACCTTCCTTGGGTTGTACGAGACTTCATAATCGGAATTAACAAACAAGATATTTTCTGGTTTCAGGTCAGTGTGTGTCAGCTTGTTTTCATGCAGAACTGCAACAAGAAagaaaatgctttttaaaataattattcaccACTTGACTCTATTCGTATTCTTTGGACAATGTTCAATAGCACGGGCAACTGCCACACTATCCAAGCTGTGTAAATGGGAATGACTTACAGTTGACTGCATAACACAGCTGGTATGATATGTGTCTCACTTGATCAATTGTGTAGGGGAGGTAATGGTTGTCTTTCTgtaatattaaatgaaacaattttatgAATAGCTCaggaaaatctaaatattttatgaacatCAATAATCTCCATATcacttgcattttttttctttctttcaaacTTTAATTTACATTAATATAAGCATTTTATGTCAGTGCATTATGGTAATTTAGATAATACTTATTAATACTTGAATGTTTTCTTACCAGGAAGTCAAAAACACTGAGACCAAGCATGTCAAATGCTATACACATATGTCCATGGTAGTCAAACCACTCCTTCATCTGAACACATAGGCTGAAAATGCAAAGACAATACTTCTTACTGGATGGTCTATGAGCATTCATTTAGATATGATCATTTACATAAGCTTTTGTTCAAAGGTTTAATGATATTtactaaattgtatttataaatcCATGGGCATAAACAACTAGAGGAAGGTCTTATGATATCACTTATGCATATGGTAAATTGATCATTTATTGAATTAAAGCTACTGTTGTAAGGTCTACAGACATGCTGGCATGAAGCTAGCTCTATTCTTCACTTCACTGAACTTTCAGCACTGAAAAGCATTCAAGAATATAATGAAGCACTTACAACTGCCCATCTGGGTccttttctttgattttctcGAGAACATTTATTTCCAGTTTGGCAGCTTCTCTGTATTTTTCTatgtttttgatgatttttaatgcCAATTTTTCATCTCCCCTGAAAATCACAGAAAAATAGAATCAAccaattcataattttatgttCAAATTATACATCTTTTTTTTGTGGGGGAGGAGAGGGGGCACTCATTTTAAACATACCTAATAAAAAAGTATTCAAGtgtctaaaaaattatttaactcTTGTTTACATAGAATGTTTTGGCACCTTACAGACAATTCCCAAAGGCAGGATTtccacatttcattttttttttttttttggttttgccTAACACTAAACCACAGCAAGGAAAAGAATAATTGTTTGTCAGTTATCATAAACCCCCTGGTGATTTGTCAAACTCAAGCAGATCTAGCTATATTGCTGCAGGAGGAAGACAGAGAAATTTTGTATTCTGTTCACACTGAGCTGTCTCTAATCATTAACACCTGGGGGATGTTCTCCCTCCTCTCAAATAAACACTCAGTCAGCACTAGCCTTAGGATTCACTGATTCACAGGTAAATGATCAAAACGGACAAAGaaagaggggaggggggggggtgagattAACATTTCTTTGTCCAAATAATATTGAGTATCCTTTCTGTTTTATTTGTATCCATCTGATCAATGCTATAACTCATATCACTGCTCAGTGTAAAGCAGGATATAATTGTTAATAATAGCAAAATCTGAAGGATTTGATATATCACCATACATAAAACTTATGTACATGTTGCATTTATTAACTCATCTTCAGCATAGAgggttaaccccccccccctttccttcCATCCATTATAACATGGAACTCAAAGGTGCACTAAGAATTCTAGCAAGATAACTGGTTCCGACACATGTTTGTAATTACCATTAATCTTTTCCTAAGTATGTATATAACAAGGGTCATGATCAAACTACAGGTCATACTGCTGTCTAAGATTTATCTGTAGTGCATGTAAAATATGGAGTCTGCATCAAAATGGTTCTCTATTCTCCAACCACTCAAAACTTGATAATTCTATCAAAGCTTCCTGATAGATTTCCCCTCTGAATGGCTCCTTGTCAGAAGTTCTTCTTTGGTATTCCTATGAGGTTATTACTTCAGGGGTAAAGCTTTCTGCTGATATTGAGCAATTATCCTTTGAGTGGAGGGAACACTAATGCACAAAATTACTTCATCCAAAAAAACAAACCCtccaaaaaaaacatttttctcatGAGCCATTGTAAACATGGAACAGTGGAATCCTTCCAATTTattaatgattcaaattatgaaaCCAGATATAAGGGTGCATGTAAAAGTCAGGGGAGGCTTTCATCATAAAGCCAATTTTGCAGCTGGAAGGAAGAAATCTCCATCATGTAATTCCAAATCGCCCGTTAATAAGCCATTCAACATTCAACTCTTTGTAGTGTCAGAAACTACACCATCCAGGGAGGCTATTATTAGTAAACCCTTGTAAAGAtcggtaaataaaaaaagtctGCTCTCTAggaattctttaaatatttatctgTGAGCAGACAGGAGGAGGCTGCAGCTACCATCTATCTCCATACAGCTGCCCTTGGCCAGGAATCAACAGAAACACACAGCTAAACCCCTGTCATTATCTCAATCCAACCAACCTCTGCTATATCTTATCAAACCCAGGTTGTGAAGGAAGATTTACAGGCATCAAAATCTTGTCgacacacttttttttattaaggcaACGAACCAGAGTATAAGAAGTATGAGAGTCAAGTCTTTTCCCCTCATTCACCCAATCCccctgaatttatttttatttcaacaacCACACTGATATCTAATACACTTAAGTCTATATGATGTAAACCCGTGGAATTTTGGTTACAAGATCTTATCAGACTCTGGCAGCTTCCTGTGATGTTAGCATCGTTATACTCTGACAGGGAAAGAGCTATAAAGCGGTGCAATATCAGAGGATTTCCCATCAATACAGGTACACACACAGAAACAGATATTCCTTTAACATTCTATACTCACTTCTGGACATCTTTGACTTCAATGACTTTGCCAAATGTGCCTTCTCCTAGGGTGGAAACAACTTCATCTGAAAGAGTTAAAGTCCAACAATTAcaatcaaatatatcatatcaaatCACTACCAAATTCAATATCCAGCATCATCCCCCTTTGCTTTTAATTTTGGTTGTTctattttgagaaaatttaCTGCAAAGAGGTTTTATTCTATCAGAATATTGTTGGTTCTATCTCTAGTTCAGCTGTTGGATATTGAATAGTagtattttgatgaaaatacaTAACACATTCATTCAATTTCCGGCAGAAGcaaattttttcttcttcaaaatgCAAGGCTTTGCCAGCATatccatttttttcaattcttttaatatGGAATTGAAAGAAACACCAAAAATATTGGGATCAATCCCAcaagaaaaaacataaaaaataagtgTAGTATATACTCTGAAAAACACAAAGTTTtgggcatatcttctctcaaGAATACTTGAGCTATTTCTTCCTCATACAAAAGACATAGAGATATAGTATGCTAGGCTAAACATTACGAAATGATGAGTACATCTAGCTTGCAGAATATCTCCTGGGTGATATATGAGATGTCCATCTGCATCGTCCACAATACTCGGTCCCTGTTCGCTGCTCTCATGTAGGTCCTATTCATCCatcattcaaattcaaattcaatttccCATCATACACCACAGCAGCCAGCCAATGACAGCCGTTGATTTTGCCATGAGCCAGATACAGGATTTTCGTTCAGAAGAGACAAGGCAGCCGATTTTCATTGACAGCAGGAGGGTGGGCATATGCGATATAGATAAATGGAGGCATCGCCAAGTAAAGATTGGTTCAATTGCATATTATGGTTATTATTCATGAAATCAGAAGGAAAAATATCATAGATTTCTAAACAGAGAATATTCATACTTACTTACACTTAATTAACAATGGGCagtcatggtttttttttttttaaagacacatATATACAAAGAAACGATTGagctaaaaatttgttgatcTCTTTGTACCCCTTCTTCTACCATGACTGCCCAAAGATCTATTGACATATTTACTATCAACGATAAGCATGTGTGTAATCTGAGATACATAAGAACTGCCacttaacattttaaataaaaacacttaACTTTACTCaacaaaatcatataaataaaaaatatgtagcatttttgttttgaaactttACTTTAGACGGACAAATCGATCTGTAGCTTTGAGTTCAGAAAATTTTTGAGTCGGACTTACCGAGTTGGACCAGGATTCACTGAGGCCATTGCTATGACTACTACCACTTAAAGCACCACTGCGGTAGGCTCCGAGGCCATATCTGGAGGCAGTGGTGCTAGAGGAAGGAATATAATTAGAAGTAATGCCGGAGGTGGGCATTCTCCATTCTCCTACGGGGTTATAATTCTTAGACTGTAAATAGTCCACTCTCATAGTCTCAATACACAATAAGATGCTGATCCACTACTTCAATAGTCACTGGTCTGGTCCTAATAACTTGAACTTCGTTCTATGacaatttcaatttgatttaaactttcaaattaattttccttcttttttttcgCAGATAAATTTAGTTAAATCTAAATTGTTTTAGATAAGGTCTTTTTCTATGTgagcaatgaaataaatattatctaaaaatatattactttGTAAGCAACTTCAAAggttctctaaaaaaaaatgactacaatgaaatatatcctaaaacaaaatatatacaaaagaaTATATAGGAGAGTTTTTATGCTGGTAATTTTCCACTACATGGCTGATGGATTCCCTTCCATAATTAGTCAAATTATCCCAAACACACTGTAGTAAAAGTCACTAGTGAGAGTTCTTCAACTTGAACCATGTGAAGTCCACTCCAGTCCAAAAAATCCTCAGAAAATATCCCTCGAAACAAAAAAAGTGGAAAGAGAGGCCTACAGACAACAAGATGGCGCCCTCTCTTCTCCTATGTTCTGGCTGCTACTCAGAATATAAGCCAGTATCACATTTCCTACACAAGAGCACCTTCTAGCTTCTCCAAAAATCTCATGCTATTAATAGTTGCTGTACGTACACTCAGACTTACTAACAGTGAGGTTCACAGTGGGGGGAGAGGCCGCTACTAACCAACAGCTGATGTAAGGCACCAGATGGTCACCGACAGGGGCCAGACACCCATACAGACTACAAATACCCTCCCATTGGGTGGTCAGTTCTACACTTGCACTATGGGTGTAAGATAAGTTAATCCCTTCAGCTAGCCCCACAATAGATAAGCATAAGCTATTGCTGCACCACTCATGATGATCCGCACAGATAACTGTAAATCTTGCCGGAGATATTAACCCATTGTTTTCTTTTCTGGTTGCATCCTACATTGGATTCAATGACCAGTCCCTAATTATTACTGTACACTGATGAGGCATTACTCCTACGACACATAATTCATGAAGCCCGTATGGAGCTCTCCTTACACTTGAAATTGCCATTGTGGACTGTTTGCAAAAGTCAATGACAAGGCTTTTCATTTCTTGGCCATCTGTACACCAACAGAGTATTGACTCCTGATCAATTCAATACACCGCTAGGACCGAGGGTGACAGCAGCATCAACACTTCCCAAGACACACACTTACACACCTCTCCACAGCTCAAAGAAATTTAACTGCAgttcaattattttcattagAGCAAGCAAGATCCTATCACTTCATCTTCTACACTACACAATTGGAAATCAATGGAGTGTTGGAAAGCCATGAAACCTGGTCACAAACTCTCAGGAAACTGTACCGAGCCATGCTCCAAAACTCATTTTTATTCTGTGTGATTATTGATTAAATCTCTGGGACTTAATGCACCACATcagggtgtaattttacagccCACAATGCATTTGTCACAAAACAGATGGCCTGCATGCtacaaaaatattcaactttGCCCAAAttggaaaattgaaaattttcaaaaaggcAACCCAGGAAAGTCCCATATTGTCAAAAACAGATGTGCTTATCAATAGCCCAGTGCATTTCAAAATaagatgacaaaaaatattactttaaatttctgaaaatttatcATTGTGTAGCTTATTTTTTGtcatatacagtcaaacttcgctatcttgaactagatgggagtgtttaaataatttgagACATCCGAttattcgagatatcaagggtggaatacttaaaaaataagtggttgggacttacaaatcactttgacatatccattgtatttgagatatcagtgttcgagatatcgaagtttaaCTGTATGTATAAATATCTAGATATCGGTTTTAATCATTAAGAGCATATGAATGTATACTAGATATAAGTGGTTTGATCCACAACTGTAAATAAGTCTGTTGTCCATTCTACTTAGCATTGTGTCACTTCACACACACCCACTGGCACCCCTCCTTTTCCATGCCCATGAGTTATCATGGCATCCTCATTCTATCCTTGTTCTTGGAGCCTACACACTTGATTAAACATGGGACTCTAGCCAGTACCTTTTTGGTTCTTCCCCAAGAGAAATGACAGCCAGTGGATCAGCATAAGCGATGGGACACAAGATAGTGTAAAAGTTCACCTAACATCCCCCACTGTTACATTTCTAGAGAAACCTAGCCCATTCTTACTTAATACTTATGACGTACATCTTTATTACGGAAGTatttctggaaagttctatgcggaggaaaataataaatttttggaGACAATGTTTACTATTAGCAACAATATGGCAGTTCTTAGTATCTCAAGACATAAACATCTGCATGTTTTTGCACATGTTTAC carries:
- the LOC128166948 gene encoding caldesmon-like isoform X5; this translates as MKEWFDYHGHMCIAFDMLGLSVFDFLKDNHYLPYTIDQVRHISYQLCYAVNFLHENKLTHTDLKPENILFVNSDYEVSYNPRKVTCEELGIKTKRDERNIKNTDIRLIDFGSATFDHEHHSTIVSTRHYRAPEVILEMGWAQPCDVWSIGCIMFELYTGFTLFQTHDNKEHLAMMERILGTLPYRMIKKTKTNFFWHGRLDWDPTSSAGRYVRENCRPLYHYLRDKGAEHRQCLELVEMMLDYLPNERITLKEAMKHQFFRPIHKQYPGRYPSIDEFRSASAEKVPENEDEKDGICRSKSRSKEQEKMELDSIPEKSEKVTTDLKIPDVIVERPEKTLFEMFPGAKKIFAKKTPNEAPSETEVKVPEEKADSEQALKVLEEQDSVASSETDSDRVSKASDKDTLAVDDNEETGTETKPERKRRSRKPSPETPMLDVEGSEIVQEARKARRARRAEREAKLAAEMAEQMDAVEARRARRARRGGMADQVSEESTESDHSAVRQGRRLKRTEAVNDDTYDPEKPDDKPDLISEKASKNIDNEESLKLPTEDSSNPDEDLYTRLARKALKAELEKSIPEGAVRKDSLPSSKPPTGTELNKEDSPSTRRRARLKEIEREVAEEEAREEAERRARRNSRQDGPDPTKPKPEPSMRSIFDFFKKSTPDTVLKIYPDLSSQAKKSASPLVDQGEINTLDNSASETCDNRPSSLVDVVAPSETALLQEGDSSIPLKEECATDIPSQETSVADIMVTPPTPNVEQKTLILADPGNDKEEQDLQESGEQNEISADAKSDVPSEENKEVENSQSKANENDVEMMEDVKKSEEMVSESLEAETESVLKEVNDQSFGEVPEAQSAGKEAENVPDESDEFKSASESISPDVTSPRNEKPKAPLKPCDYSMIVEPGPCQIYLEPEPPESMDQAAATGEHSPGAAKGDKKKRRRRPKKKKSSDKMVTGGNSGGGDGEEETCCFLGKPGLDSPLNPPTEPSSGKGSDQTVECFSQIPPSDMCPGKDSSLGRDSGCLDPTNNSSAEASSDQSQGDNKFVIRGVNSLCVPMQSQLDVGGDKRNR